A DNA window from Pongo abelii isolate AG06213 chromosome 2, NHGRI_mPonAbe1-v2.0_pri, whole genome shotgun sequence contains the following coding sequences:
- the MRPL47 gene encoding large ribosomal subunit protein uL29m isoform X1 produces the protein MAAAGLSLLCRRVSSALKASRSLVTPQVPACTGFFLSLLPKSTPNVTSFHQYRLLHTTLSRKGLEEFFDDPKNWGQEKVKSGAAWTCQQLRSKSNEDLHKLWYVLLKERNMLLTLEQEAKRQRLPMPSPERLDKVVDSMDALDKVVQEREDALRLLQTGQERARPGAWRRDIFGRIIWHKFKQWVIPWHLNKRYNRKRFFALPYVDHFLRLEREKRARIKARKENLERKKAKILLKKFPHLAEAQKSSLV, from the exons ATGGCTGCGGCTGGTTTGTCCCTTCTTTGTAGGAGAGTTTCATCTGCCCTGAAAGCTTCCCGATCGTTAGTAACTCCTCAGGTCCCTGCCTGCACAGG GTTTTTTCTTAGTTTGTTGCCTAAGAGTACACCAAATGTGACATCCTTTCACCAATATAGATTACTTCATACCACATTGTCAAGGAAAGGACTAGAAGAATTTTTTGATGACCCAAAAAACTGGGggcaagaaaaagtaaaatctg gAGCAGCATGGACCTGTCAGCAACTAAGGAGCAAAAGTAACGAAGATTTACACAAACTTTG GTATGTCttactgaaagaaagaaacatgcttCTGACCCTAGAGCAGGAGGCCAAGCGGCAGAGATTGCCAATGCCAAGTCCAGAGCGGTTAGATAAG GTAGTAGATTCCATGGATGCATTAGATAAAGTTGTCCAGGAAAGAGAAGACGCCCTAAGGCTTCTTCAGACTGGTCAAGAAAGAGCTAGACCTGGTGCTTGGAGAAGAGACATTTTTGGAAGAATCATCTG GCACAAGTTCAAGCAGTGGGTTATACCTTGGCACCTAAATAAAAGATACAATAGGAAACGATTCTTTGCCTTGCCTTATGTGGACCATTTTCTCAG ACTGGAACGTGAGAAACGAGCCCGCATCAAAGCACGGAAGGAAaatttagagagaaagaaagcaaaaattcttttaaaaaagtttccacATCTTGCTGAAGCCCAAAAGTCAAGTCTTGTCTAA
- the MRPL47 gene encoding large ribosomal subunit protein uL29m isoform X2, with protein sequence MGFFLSLLPKSTPNVTSFHQYRLLHTTLSRKGLEEFFDDPKNWGQEKVKSGAAWTCQQLRSKSNEDLHKLWYVLLKERNMLLTLEQEAKRQRLPMPSPERLDKVVDSMDALDKVVQEREDALRLLQTGQERARPGAWRRDIFGRIIWHKFKQWVIPWHLNKRYNRKRFFALPYVDHFLRLEREKRARIKARKENLERKKAKILLKKFPHLAEAQKSSLV encoded by the exons ATGGG GTTTTTTCTTAGTTTGTTGCCTAAGAGTACACCAAATGTGACATCCTTTCACCAATATAGATTACTTCATACCACATTGTCAAGGAAAGGACTAGAAGAATTTTTTGATGACCCAAAAAACTGGGggcaagaaaaagtaaaatctg gAGCAGCATGGACCTGTCAGCAACTAAGGAGCAAAAGTAACGAAGATTTACACAAACTTTG GTATGTCttactgaaagaaagaaacatgcttCTGACCCTAGAGCAGGAGGCCAAGCGGCAGAGATTGCCAATGCCAAGTCCAGAGCGGTTAGATAAG GTAGTAGATTCCATGGATGCATTAGATAAAGTTGTCCAGGAAAGAGAAGACGCCCTAAGGCTTCTTCAGACTGGTCAAGAAAGAGCTAGACCTGGTGCTTGGAGAAGAGACATTTTTGGAAGAATCATCTG GCACAAGTTCAAGCAGTGGGTTATACCTTGGCACCTAAATAAAAGATACAATAGGAAACGATTCTTTGCCTTGCCTTATGTGGACCATTTTCTCAG ACTGGAACGTGAGAAACGAGCCCGCATCAAAGCACGGAAGGAAaatttagagagaaagaaagcaaaaattcttttaaaaaagtttccacATCTTGCTGAAGCCCAAAAGTCAAGTCTTGTCTAA
- the MRPL47 gene encoding large ribosomal subunit protein uL29m isoform X3, translated as MLLTLEQEAKRQRLPMPSPERLDKVVDSMDALDKVVQEREDALRLLQTGQERARPGAWRRDIFGRIIWHKFKQWVIPWHLNKRYNRKRFFALPYVDHFLRLEREKRARIKARKENLERKKAKILLKKFPHLAEAQKSSLV; from the exons atgcttCTGACCCTAGAGCAGGAGGCCAAGCGGCAGAGATTGCCAATGCCAAGTCCAGAGCGGTTAGATAAG GTAGTAGATTCCATGGATGCATTAGATAAAGTTGTCCAGGAAAGAGAAGACGCCCTAAGGCTTCTTCAGACTGGTCAAGAAAGAGCTAGACCTGGTGCTTGGAGAAGAGACATTTTTGGAAGAATCATCTG GCACAAGTTCAAGCAGTGGGTTATACCTTGGCACCTAAATAAAAGATACAATAGGAAACGATTCTTTGCCTTGCCTTATGTGGACCATTTTCTCAG ACTGGAACGTGAGAAACGAGCCCGCATCAAAGCACGGAAGGAAaatttagagagaaagaaagcaaaaattcttttaaaaaagtttccacATCTTGCTGAAGCCCAAAAGTCAAGTCTTGTCTAA